The Balaenoptera acutorostrata chromosome 10, mBalAcu1.1, whole genome shotgun sequence genome has a window encoding:
- the LOC103003481 gene encoding E3 ubiquitin-protein ligase makorin-1-like: MDPAEPDGGSRGGESRPRSQRPHRNFDRGACHWGSSRCFAQDRKASQVCRYFQRGFCFHGDGCSYQHLQPPCHLEWGRRHSEPHITLSGPPQGLTRRGSEPSYLPSVTVGWGWAGAYQGMEPGLEDLFSKTEDIGGSSWKSLSLSSADGDHSYFPKSRPMSDPVQELLAPLQSLDLEVQQRVQDSRDIVCGICMDKVWNKPEAERIFGVLPNCSHPHCLGCLRTWRKSRGDFPLGVIKACPQCRVPSSYIIPCKFWVSKGPEKEQLIRNFKARTSQIRCRFFMRGNGRCPYKSDCIYLHQLPDKAPSSDPSWPGSMQLASVVGKTAFLGGTEPEEEVFFMNCALTMAFWGSELFLDPNSSYHCLL, translated from the exons ATGGACCCTGCGGAGCCGGATGGCGGCAGCCGAGGTGGAGAGAGCAGGCCCCGCTCCCAGCGACCACACAG GAACTTTGACCGAGGGGCCTGTCACTGGGGGTCCAGCCGCTGCTTCGCTCAGGACCGGAAGGCATCCCAGGTCTGCAGATATTTCCAGCGAGGCTTCTGCTTCCATGGAGATGGATGCAG CTACCAGCACCTGCAGCCTCCCTGCCACCTTGAGTGGGGCCGCCGCCATTCAGAGCCACACATCACCCTGTCAGGCCCCCCGCAGGGACTGACCCGCAGGGGCTCCGAGCCCTCCTACCTGCCCTCTGTGACTGTCGGATGGGGTTGGGCCGGGGCCTACCAGGGCATGGAGCCTGGCCTGGAGGATTTGTTCAGCAAGACTGAGGACATTGGTGGCAGCTCCTGGAAGTCCCTGTCCCTATCAT CTGCTGATGGTGATCACAGCTACTTCCCGAAGTCTCGGCCTATGTCAGACCCTGTCCAGGAGCTCCTAGCCCCACTTCAGAGCCTGGACCTTGAGGTGCAGCAG AGGGTGCAGGACAGTCGGGACATCGTGTGTGGCATCTGCATGGACAAGGTGTGGAACAAGCCAGAGGCCGAGCGGATTTTTGGCGTCCTGCCCAACTGCAGCCATCCCCACTGCCTGGGCTGCCTGCGCACCTGGCGGAAGAGCCGAGGGGACTTCCCGCTGGGTGTCATCAA GGCCTGTCCCCAGTGCCGTGTCCCTTCCAGCTACATCATCCCCTGCAAATTCTGGGTGAGCAAGGGGCCTGAGAAGGAGCAACTCATCAGGAACTTCAAGGCTCGGACCAG CCAGATTCGATGCCGGTTCTTCATGCGGGGGAATGGCCGCTGCCCCTACAAGTCGGACTGCATTTACCTGCATCAGCTCCCAGATAAGGCCCCGAGTTCTGATCCTTCCTGGCCCGGGAGTATGCAGCTGGCCTCT GTGGTGGGCAAAACAGCGTTCCTAGGGGGCACTGAGCCAGAGGAGGAAGTGTTCTTCATGAACTGTGCCCTGACCATGGCCTTCTGGGGTTCAGAACTCTTCCTGGACCCCAACAGTTCTTACCACTGCCTCCTGTAA
- the FANCE gene encoding Fanconi anemia group E protein isoform X6 yields the protein MEAPEAAPAQAEGAEPAPWAHLEAPARLLLQALQAGPDGARRGLGVLRALSGRGGEPFGWDRVFEELCREEPVLEGPDCRLELKPLLLRLPPLCQRNLMSLLMAVWPSLPESSLLPVLQIVQQDPSPDPDPWLRALGEFLRRDLGVGVSTEGASPLSKRCQRQLRGLCRQLGQGGRKLKLPQAPDPEGKEEQEEVEDSQRPGKRRKEWEEEPASPEGGRAPKRLRCLEKEEEESHEEKRPEHETLESLASGGGASSIKNQPALGPKPSEAGQSLEDAKSLPESLELPRAIQEQVPRLQQLLKTLGKGLEGLEGTPPVELQLLHECSPGQVDLVCAQLQLPQLSDTGLLQLCTWLLALSPDLSLSNATVLTRSLFLGRILSLTSSASRLLTTALTSFCTKYTYAVCRALLGPVLQAPGTGPAQTELLCCLTKDEALEPDMQALMLGSWSCPGRKRLSWCCSHSWSGRAQAPDAQAQ from the exons ATGGAGGCCCCGGAGGCGGCACCGGCTCAGGCTGAGGGCGCGGAGCCGGCGCCCTGGGCGCACCTAGAGGCCCCCGCCCGCCTCCTGCTGCAGGCGCTGCAGGCGGGGCCCGACGGGGCGCGGCGCGGCTTGGGGGTGCTGCGGGCTCTGAGCGGCCGCGGCGGGGAGCCCTTCGGCTGGGACCGCGTCTTCGAGGAGCTGTGCCGGGAGGAGCCCGTCTTGGAGGGCCCGGACTGTCGCCTGGAGCT GAAACCACTGCTGCTGCGATTGCCCCCGTTATGCCAGAGGAACCTGATGTCCCTGCTGATGGCTGTTTGGCCGTCGCTGCCTGAAAGCAGTCTCCTCCCTGTGCTGCAGATTGTGCAGCAGGATCCAAGCCCCGACCCTGATCCCTGGCTCCGGGCCCTTGGGGAATTTCTGCGAAGGGATCTGGGTGTTGGGGTCTCCACTGAGGGAGCGTCCCCGCTGTCTAAAAGGTGCCAGAGACAGCTCCGAGGCCTGTGTAGGCAGCTGGGCCAAGGGGGCAGGAAGTTGAAGTTGCCCCAGGCTCCAGATCCTGAAGGGAAAGAAGAGCAGGAGGAGGTCGAGGACTCCCAGCGGCCTGGGAAACGCAGAAAGGAATGGGAGGAGGAGCCTGCCAGTCCTGAGGGGGGGAGGGCCCCCAAAAGGCTCCGGTgtttggaaaaggaagaagaagaaagtcaTGAGGAAAAGAGACCTGAACATGAAACTTTGGAATCCCTGGCCAGTGGAGGAGGTGCATCATCCATTAAGAACCAGCCTGCTTTGGGGCCTAAGCCCAGTGAGGCTGGTCAGAGTCTAGAGGATGCTAAGAGCCTACCTGAGAGTCTGGAGTTGCCCAGAGCTATCCAG GAACAAGTTCCCAGGCTGCAGCAGCTGCTCAAGACCCTCGGGAAG GGGTTGGAAGGGCTGGAGGGCACCCCACCAGTTGAGCTGCAGCTTCTCCACGAATGCAGTCCTGGCCAG GTGGACCTGGTGTGTGCCCAGCTGCAGCTCCCGCAGCTCTCGGACACAGGTCTCCTGCAGCTCTGCACCTGGCTGCTGGCCCTTTCACCAGACCTCAGCCTCAGCAACGCTACTGTGCTGACCAGGAGCCTCTTCCTTGGACGG ATTCTCTCGCTGACTTCCTCAGCCTCCCgcttgctcacaactgccctgaCCTCCTTCTGTACTAAGTACACCTACGCCGTCTGCAGAGCCCTCCTTGGACCTGTGCTCCAAGCCCCAGGAACAG GTCCAGCTCAAACAGAGTTACTGTGTTGCCTGACAAAGGACGAGGCCCTGGAGCCGGACATGCAGGCTCTAATGCTGGG ATCTTGGAGCTGCCCTGGAAGGAAGAGACTTTCTTGGTGTTGCAGTCACTCCTGGAGCGGCAG agcacaggctccagacgcgcaggctcagtag
- the FANCE gene encoding Fanconi anemia group E protein isoform X4, with the protein MEAPEAAPAQAEGAEPAPWAHLEAPARLLLQALQAGPDGARRGLGVLRALSGRGGEPFGWDRVFEELCREEPVLEGPDCRLELKPLLLRLPPLCQRNLMSLLMAVWPSLPESSLLPVLQIVQQDPSPDPDPWLRALGEFLRRDLGVGVSTEGASPLSKRCQRQLRGLCRQLGQGGRKLKLPQAPDPEGKEEQEEVEDSQRPGKRRKEWEEEPASPEGGRAPKRLRCLEKEEEESHEEKRPEHETLESLASGGGASSIKNQPALGPKPSEAGQSLEDAKSLPESLELPRAIQEQVPRLQQLLKTLGKGLEGLEGTPPVELQLLHECSPGQVDLVCAQLQLPQLSDTGLLQLCTWLLALSPDLSLSNATVLTRSLFLGRILSLTSSASRLLTTALTSFCTKYTYAVCRALLGPVLQAPGTGPAQTELLCCLTKDEALEPDMQALMLGQILELPWKEETFLVLQSLLERQISEPQRLGLAAALELNTTFLRKSLQAALRHLAP; encoded by the exons ATGGAGGCCCCGGAGGCGGCACCGGCTCAGGCTGAGGGCGCGGAGCCGGCGCCCTGGGCGCACCTAGAGGCCCCCGCCCGCCTCCTGCTGCAGGCGCTGCAGGCGGGGCCCGACGGGGCGCGGCGCGGCTTGGGGGTGCTGCGGGCTCTGAGCGGCCGCGGCGGGGAGCCCTTCGGCTGGGACCGCGTCTTCGAGGAGCTGTGCCGGGAGGAGCCCGTCTTGGAGGGCCCGGACTGTCGCCTGGAGCT GAAACCACTGCTGCTGCGATTGCCCCCGTTATGCCAGAGGAACCTGATGTCCCTGCTGATGGCTGTTTGGCCGTCGCTGCCTGAAAGCAGTCTCCTCCCTGTGCTGCAGATTGTGCAGCAGGATCCAAGCCCCGACCCTGATCCCTGGCTCCGGGCCCTTGGGGAATTTCTGCGAAGGGATCTGGGTGTTGGGGTCTCCACTGAGGGAGCGTCCCCGCTGTCTAAAAGGTGCCAGAGACAGCTCCGAGGCCTGTGTAGGCAGCTGGGCCAAGGGGGCAGGAAGTTGAAGTTGCCCCAGGCTCCAGATCCTGAAGGGAAAGAAGAGCAGGAGGAGGTCGAGGACTCCCAGCGGCCTGGGAAACGCAGAAAGGAATGGGAGGAGGAGCCTGCCAGTCCTGAGGGGGGGAGGGCCCCCAAAAGGCTCCGGTgtttggaaaaggaagaagaagaaagtcaTGAGGAAAAGAGACCTGAACATGAAACTTTGGAATCCCTGGCCAGTGGAGGAGGTGCATCATCCATTAAGAACCAGCCTGCTTTGGGGCCTAAGCCCAGTGAGGCTGGTCAGAGTCTAGAGGATGCTAAGAGCCTACCTGAGAGTCTGGAGTTGCCCAGAGCTATCCAG GAACAAGTTCCCAGGCTGCAGCAGCTGCTCAAGACCCTCGGGAAG GGGTTGGAAGGGCTGGAGGGCACCCCACCAGTTGAGCTGCAGCTTCTCCACGAATGCAGTCCTGGCCAG GTGGACCTGGTGTGTGCCCAGCTGCAGCTCCCGCAGCTCTCGGACACAGGTCTCCTGCAGCTCTGCACCTGGCTGCTGGCCCTTTCACCAGACCTCAGCCTCAGCAACGCTACTGTGCTGACCAGGAGCCTCTTCCTTGGACGG ATTCTCTCGCTGACTTCCTCAGCCTCCCgcttgctcacaactgccctgaCCTCCTTCTGTACTAAGTACACCTACGCCGTCTGCAGAGCCCTCCTTGGACCTGTGCTCCAAGCCCCAGGAACAG GTCCAGCTCAAACAGAGTTACTGTGTTGCCTGACAAAGGACGAGGCCCTGGAGCCGGACATGCAGGCTCTAATGCTGGG ACAGATCTTGGAGCTGCCCTGGAAGGAAGAGACTTTCTTGGTGTTGCAGTCACTCCTGGAGCGGCAG aTCAGTGAGCCCCAGAGGCTGGGCCTGGCTGCAGCTCTGGAGCTCAATACCACTTTCCTGAGGAAGTCCCTGCAGGCCGCCCTGAGACATCTGGCCCCCTGA
- the FANCE gene encoding Fanconi anemia group E protein isoform X3, whose amino-acid sequence MEAPEAAPAQAEGAEPAPWAHLEAPARLLLQALQAGPDGARRGLGVLRALSGRGGEPFGWDRVFEELCREEPVLEGPDCRLELKPLLLRLPPLCQRNLMSLLMAVWPSLPESSLLPVLQIVQQDPSPDPDPWLRALGEFLRRDLGVGVSTEGASPLSKRCQRQLRGLCRQLGQGGRKLKLPQAPDPEGKEEQEEVEDSQRPGKRRKEWEEEPASPEGGRAPKRLRCLEKEEEESHEEKRPEHETLESLASGGGASSIKNQPALGPKPSEAGQSLEDAKSLPESLELPRAIQEQVPRLQQLLKTLGKGLEGLEGTPPVELQLLHECSPGQVDLVCAQLQLPQLSDTGLLQLCTWLLALSPDLSLSNATVLTRSLFLGRILSLTSSASRLLTTALTSFCTKYTYAVCRALLGPVLQAPGTGPAQTELLCCLTKDEALEPDMQALMLGQILELPWKEETFLVLQSLLERQVEMPSEKFSVLMEKLCKEGPAATTSMAYAKLMLTVITKYQAN is encoded by the exons ATGGAGGCCCCGGAGGCGGCACCGGCTCAGGCTGAGGGCGCGGAGCCGGCGCCCTGGGCGCACCTAGAGGCCCCCGCCCGCCTCCTGCTGCAGGCGCTGCAGGCGGGGCCCGACGGGGCGCGGCGCGGCTTGGGGGTGCTGCGGGCTCTGAGCGGCCGCGGCGGGGAGCCCTTCGGCTGGGACCGCGTCTTCGAGGAGCTGTGCCGGGAGGAGCCCGTCTTGGAGGGCCCGGACTGTCGCCTGGAGCT GAAACCACTGCTGCTGCGATTGCCCCCGTTATGCCAGAGGAACCTGATGTCCCTGCTGATGGCTGTTTGGCCGTCGCTGCCTGAAAGCAGTCTCCTCCCTGTGCTGCAGATTGTGCAGCAGGATCCAAGCCCCGACCCTGATCCCTGGCTCCGGGCCCTTGGGGAATTTCTGCGAAGGGATCTGGGTGTTGGGGTCTCCACTGAGGGAGCGTCCCCGCTGTCTAAAAGGTGCCAGAGACAGCTCCGAGGCCTGTGTAGGCAGCTGGGCCAAGGGGGCAGGAAGTTGAAGTTGCCCCAGGCTCCAGATCCTGAAGGGAAAGAAGAGCAGGAGGAGGTCGAGGACTCCCAGCGGCCTGGGAAACGCAGAAAGGAATGGGAGGAGGAGCCTGCCAGTCCTGAGGGGGGGAGGGCCCCCAAAAGGCTCCGGTgtttggaaaaggaagaagaagaaagtcaTGAGGAAAAGAGACCTGAACATGAAACTTTGGAATCCCTGGCCAGTGGAGGAGGTGCATCATCCATTAAGAACCAGCCTGCTTTGGGGCCTAAGCCCAGTGAGGCTGGTCAGAGTCTAGAGGATGCTAAGAGCCTACCTGAGAGTCTGGAGTTGCCCAGAGCTATCCAG GAACAAGTTCCCAGGCTGCAGCAGCTGCTCAAGACCCTCGGGAAG GGGTTGGAAGGGCTGGAGGGCACCCCACCAGTTGAGCTGCAGCTTCTCCACGAATGCAGTCCTGGCCAG GTGGACCTGGTGTGTGCCCAGCTGCAGCTCCCGCAGCTCTCGGACACAGGTCTCCTGCAGCTCTGCACCTGGCTGCTGGCCCTTTCACCAGACCTCAGCCTCAGCAACGCTACTGTGCTGACCAGGAGCCTCTTCCTTGGACGG ATTCTCTCGCTGACTTCCTCAGCCTCCCgcttgctcacaactgccctgaCCTCCTTCTGTACTAAGTACACCTACGCCGTCTGCAGAGCCCTCCTTGGACCTGTGCTCCAAGCCCCAGGAACAG GTCCAGCTCAAACAGAGTTACTGTGTTGCCTGACAAAGGACGAGGCCCTGGAGCCGGACATGCAGGCTCTAATGCTGGG ACAGATCTTGGAGCTGCCCTGGAAGGAAGAGACTTTCTTGGTGTTGCAGTCACTCCTGGAGCGGCAG GTGGAGATGCCCTCTGAGAAGTTCAGTGTGTTGATGGAGAAACTCTGTAAAGAGGGGCCAGCAGCCACCACGTCCATGGCCTATGCCAAGCTCATGCTGACAGTGATAACCAAGTATCAGGCCAAT TGA
- the FANCE gene encoding Fanconi anemia group E protein isoform X5 — translation MEAPEAAPAQAEGAEPAPWAHLEAPARLLLQALQAGPDGARRGLGVLRALSGRGGEPFGWDRVFEELCREEPVLEGPDCRLELKPLLLRLPPLCQRNLMSLLMAVWPSLPESSLLPVLQIVQQDPSPDPDPWLRALGEFLRRDLGVGVSTEGASPLSKRCQRQLRGLCRQLGQGGRKLKLPQAPDPEGKEEQEEVEDSQRPGKRRKEWEEEPASPEGGRAPKRLRCLEKEEEESHEEKRPEHETLESLASGGGASSIKNQPALGPKPSEAGQSLEDAKSLPESLELPRAIQEQVPRLQQLLKTLGKGLEGLEGTPPVELQLLHECSPGQVDLVCAQLQLPQLSDTGLLQLCTWLLALSPDLSLSNATVLTRSLFLGRILSLTSSASRLLTTALTSFCTKYTYAVCRALLGPVLQAPGTGPAQTELLCCLTKDEALEPDMQALMLGSWSCPGRKRLSWCCSHSWSGRSVSPRGWAWLQLWSSIPLS, via the exons ATGGAGGCCCCGGAGGCGGCACCGGCTCAGGCTGAGGGCGCGGAGCCGGCGCCCTGGGCGCACCTAGAGGCCCCCGCCCGCCTCCTGCTGCAGGCGCTGCAGGCGGGGCCCGACGGGGCGCGGCGCGGCTTGGGGGTGCTGCGGGCTCTGAGCGGCCGCGGCGGGGAGCCCTTCGGCTGGGACCGCGTCTTCGAGGAGCTGTGCCGGGAGGAGCCCGTCTTGGAGGGCCCGGACTGTCGCCTGGAGCT GAAACCACTGCTGCTGCGATTGCCCCCGTTATGCCAGAGGAACCTGATGTCCCTGCTGATGGCTGTTTGGCCGTCGCTGCCTGAAAGCAGTCTCCTCCCTGTGCTGCAGATTGTGCAGCAGGATCCAAGCCCCGACCCTGATCCCTGGCTCCGGGCCCTTGGGGAATTTCTGCGAAGGGATCTGGGTGTTGGGGTCTCCACTGAGGGAGCGTCCCCGCTGTCTAAAAGGTGCCAGAGACAGCTCCGAGGCCTGTGTAGGCAGCTGGGCCAAGGGGGCAGGAAGTTGAAGTTGCCCCAGGCTCCAGATCCTGAAGGGAAAGAAGAGCAGGAGGAGGTCGAGGACTCCCAGCGGCCTGGGAAACGCAGAAAGGAATGGGAGGAGGAGCCTGCCAGTCCTGAGGGGGGGAGGGCCCCCAAAAGGCTCCGGTgtttggaaaaggaagaagaagaaagtcaTGAGGAAAAGAGACCTGAACATGAAACTTTGGAATCCCTGGCCAGTGGAGGAGGTGCATCATCCATTAAGAACCAGCCTGCTTTGGGGCCTAAGCCCAGTGAGGCTGGTCAGAGTCTAGAGGATGCTAAGAGCCTACCTGAGAGTCTGGAGTTGCCCAGAGCTATCCAG GAACAAGTTCCCAGGCTGCAGCAGCTGCTCAAGACCCTCGGGAAG GGGTTGGAAGGGCTGGAGGGCACCCCACCAGTTGAGCTGCAGCTTCTCCACGAATGCAGTCCTGGCCAG GTGGACCTGGTGTGTGCCCAGCTGCAGCTCCCGCAGCTCTCGGACACAGGTCTCCTGCAGCTCTGCACCTGGCTGCTGGCCCTTTCACCAGACCTCAGCCTCAGCAACGCTACTGTGCTGACCAGGAGCCTCTTCCTTGGACGG ATTCTCTCGCTGACTTCCTCAGCCTCCCgcttgctcacaactgccctgaCCTCCTTCTGTACTAAGTACACCTACGCCGTCTGCAGAGCCCTCCTTGGACCTGTGCTCCAAGCCCCAGGAACAG GTCCAGCTCAAACAGAGTTACTGTGTTGCCTGACAAAGGACGAGGCCCTGGAGCCGGACATGCAGGCTCTAATGCTGGG ATCTTGGAGCTGCCCTGGAAGGAAGAGACTTTCTTGGTGTTGCAGTCACTCCTGGAGCGGCAG aTCAGTGAGCCCCAGAGGCTGGGCCTGGCTGCAGCTCTGGAGCTCAATACCACTTTCCTGA
- the FANCE gene encoding Fanconi anemia group E protein isoform X1 — protein sequence MEAPEAAPAQAEGAEPAPWAHLEAPARLLLQALQAGPDGARRGLGVLRALSGRGGEPFGWDRVFEELCREEPVLEGPDCRLELKPLLLRLPPLCQRNLMSLLMAVWPSLPESSLLPVLQIVQQDPSPDPDPWLRALGEFLRRDLGVGVSTEGASPLSKRCQRQLRGLCRQLGQGGRKLKLPQAPDPEGKEEQEEVEDSQRPGKRRKEWEEEPASPEGGRAPKRLRCLEKEEEESHEEKRPEHETLESLASGGGASSIKNQPALGPKPSEAGQSLEDAKSLPESLELPRAIQEQVPRLQQLLKTLGKGLEGLEGTPPVELQLLHECSPGQVDLVCAQLQLPQLSDTGLLQLCTWLLALSPDLSLSNATVLTRSLFLGRILSLTSSASRLLTTALTSFCTKYTYAVCRALLGPVLQAPGTGPAQTELLCCLTKDEALEPDMQALMLGQILELPWKEETFLVLQSLLERQVEMPSEKFSVLMEKLCKEGPAATTSMAYAKLMLTVITKYQANISEPQRLGLAAALELNTTFLRKSLQAALRHLAP from the exons ATGGAGGCCCCGGAGGCGGCACCGGCTCAGGCTGAGGGCGCGGAGCCGGCGCCCTGGGCGCACCTAGAGGCCCCCGCCCGCCTCCTGCTGCAGGCGCTGCAGGCGGGGCCCGACGGGGCGCGGCGCGGCTTGGGGGTGCTGCGGGCTCTGAGCGGCCGCGGCGGGGAGCCCTTCGGCTGGGACCGCGTCTTCGAGGAGCTGTGCCGGGAGGAGCCCGTCTTGGAGGGCCCGGACTGTCGCCTGGAGCT GAAACCACTGCTGCTGCGATTGCCCCCGTTATGCCAGAGGAACCTGATGTCCCTGCTGATGGCTGTTTGGCCGTCGCTGCCTGAAAGCAGTCTCCTCCCTGTGCTGCAGATTGTGCAGCAGGATCCAAGCCCCGACCCTGATCCCTGGCTCCGGGCCCTTGGGGAATTTCTGCGAAGGGATCTGGGTGTTGGGGTCTCCACTGAGGGAGCGTCCCCGCTGTCTAAAAGGTGCCAGAGACAGCTCCGAGGCCTGTGTAGGCAGCTGGGCCAAGGGGGCAGGAAGTTGAAGTTGCCCCAGGCTCCAGATCCTGAAGGGAAAGAAGAGCAGGAGGAGGTCGAGGACTCCCAGCGGCCTGGGAAACGCAGAAAGGAATGGGAGGAGGAGCCTGCCAGTCCTGAGGGGGGGAGGGCCCCCAAAAGGCTCCGGTgtttggaaaaggaagaagaagaaagtcaTGAGGAAAAGAGACCTGAACATGAAACTTTGGAATCCCTGGCCAGTGGAGGAGGTGCATCATCCATTAAGAACCAGCCTGCTTTGGGGCCTAAGCCCAGTGAGGCTGGTCAGAGTCTAGAGGATGCTAAGAGCCTACCTGAGAGTCTGGAGTTGCCCAGAGCTATCCAG GAACAAGTTCCCAGGCTGCAGCAGCTGCTCAAGACCCTCGGGAAG GGGTTGGAAGGGCTGGAGGGCACCCCACCAGTTGAGCTGCAGCTTCTCCACGAATGCAGTCCTGGCCAG GTGGACCTGGTGTGTGCCCAGCTGCAGCTCCCGCAGCTCTCGGACACAGGTCTCCTGCAGCTCTGCACCTGGCTGCTGGCCCTTTCACCAGACCTCAGCCTCAGCAACGCTACTGTGCTGACCAGGAGCCTCTTCCTTGGACGG ATTCTCTCGCTGACTTCCTCAGCCTCCCgcttgctcacaactgccctgaCCTCCTTCTGTACTAAGTACACCTACGCCGTCTGCAGAGCCCTCCTTGGACCTGTGCTCCAAGCCCCAGGAACAG GTCCAGCTCAAACAGAGTTACTGTGTTGCCTGACAAAGGACGAGGCCCTGGAGCCGGACATGCAGGCTCTAATGCTGGG ACAGATCTTGGAGCTGCCCTGGAAGGAAGAGACTTTCTTGGTGTTGCAGTCACTCCTGGAGCGGCAG GTGGAGATGCCCTCTGAGAAGTTCAGTGTGTTGATGGAGAAACTCTGTAAAGAGGGGCCAGCAGCCACCACGTCCATGGCCTATGCCAAGCTCATGCTGACAGTGATAACCAAGTATCAGGCCAAT aTCAGTGAGCCCCAGAGGCTGGGCCTGGCTGCAGCTCTGGAGCTCAATACCACTTTCCTGAGGAAGTCCCTGCAGGCCGCCCTGAGACATCTGGCCCCCTGA
- the FANCE gene encoding Fanconi anemia group E protein isoform X2 — translation MEAPEAAPAQAEGAEPAPWAHLEAPARLLLQALQAGPDGARRGLGVLRALSGRGGEPFGWDRVFEELCREEPVLEGPDCRLELKPLLLRLPPLCQRNLMSLLMAVWPSLPESSLLPVLQIVQQDPSPDPDPWLRALGEFLRRDLGVGVSTEGASPLSKRCQRQLRGLCRQLGQGGRKLKLPQAPDPEGKEEQEEVEDSQRPGKRRKEWEEEPASPEGGRAPKRLRCLEKEEEESHEEKRPEHETLESLASGGGASSIKNQPALGPKPSEAGQSLEDAKSLPESLELPRAIQEQVPRLQQLLKTLGKGLEGLEGTPPVELQLLHECSPGQVDLVCAQLQLPQLSDTGLLQLCTWLLALSPDLSLSNATVLTRSLFLGRILSLTSSASRLLTTALTSFCTKYTYAVCRALLGPVLQAPGTGPAQTELLCCLTKDEALEPDMQALMLGQILELPWKEETFLVLQSLLERQSTGSRRAGSVVVAHGPSCSAACGILPDQGSNPCPLLWQADSQPLRHQGSPT, via the exons ATGGAGGCCCCGGAGGCGGCACCGGCTCAGGCTGAGGGCGCGGAGCCGGCGCCCTGGGCGCACCTAGAGGCCCCCGCCCGCCTCCTGCTGCAGGCGCTGCAGGCGGGGCCCGACGGGGCGCGGCGCGGCTTGGGGGTGCTGCGGGCTCTGAGCGGCCGCGGCGGGGAGCCCTTCGGCTGGGACCGCGTCTTCGAGGAGCTGTGCCGGGAGGAGCCCGTCTTGGAGGGCCCGGACTGTCGCCTGGAGCT GAAACCACTGCTGCTGCGATTGCCCCCGTTATGCCAGAGGAACCTGATGTCCCTGCTGATGGCTGTTTGGCCGTCGCTGCCTGAAAGCAGTCTCCTCCCTGTGCTGCAGATTGTGCAGCAGGATCCAAGCCCCGACCCTGATCCCTGGCTCCGGGCCCTTGGGGAATTTCTGCGAAGGGATCTGGGTGTTGGGGTCTCCACTGAGGGAGCGTCCCCGCTGTCTAAAAGGTGCCAGAGACAGCTCCGAGGCCTGTGTAGGCAGCTGGGCCAAGGGGGCAGGAAGTTGAAGTTGCCCCAGGCTCCAGATCCTGAAGGGAAAGAAGAGCAGGAGGAGGTCGAGGACTCCCAGCGGCCTGGGAAACGCAGAAAGGAATGGGAGGAGGAGCCTGCCAGTCCTGAGGGGGGGAGGGCCCCCAAAAGGCTCCGGTgtttggaaaaggaagaagaagaaagtcaTGAGGAAAAGAGACCTGAACATGAAACTTTGGAATCCCTGGCCAGTGGAGGAGGTGCATCATCCATTAAGAACCAGCCTGCTTTGGGGCCTAAGCCCAGTGAGGCTGGTCAGAGTCTAGAGGATGCTAAGAGCCTACCTGAGAGTCTGGAGTTGCCCAGAGCTATCCAG GAACAAGTTCCCAGGCTGCAGCAGCTGCTCAAGACCCTCGGGAAG GGGTTGGAAGGGCTGGAGGGCACCCCACCAGTTGAGCTGCAGCTTCTCCACGAATGCAGTCCTGGCCAG GTGGACCTGGTGTGTGCCCAGCTGCAGCTCCCGCAGCTCTCGGACACAGGTCTCCTGCAGCTCTGCACCTGGCTGCTGGCCCTTTCACCAGACCTCAGCCTCAGCAACGCTACTGTGCTGACCAGGAGCCTCTTCCTTGGACGG ATTCTCTCGCTGACTTCCTCAGCCTCCCgcttgctcacaactgccctgaCCTCCTTCTGTACTAAGTACACCTACGCCGTCTGCAGAGCCCTCCTTGGACCTGTGCTCCAAGCCCCAGGAACAG GTCCAGCTCAAACAGAGTTACTGTGTTGCCTGACAAAGGACGAGGCCCTGGAGCCGGACATGCAGGCTCTAATGCTGGG ACAGATCTTGGAGCTGCCCTGGAAGGAAGAGACTTTCTTGGTGTTGCAGTCACTCCTGGAGCGGCAG agcacaggctccagacgcgcaggctcagtagttgtggctcacgggcctagttgctccgcggcatgtgggatcctcccagaccagggctcgaacccgtgtcccctgctttggcaggcagattctcaaccactgcgccaccagggaagcccgacttaa